In Zingiber officinale cultivar Zhangliang chromosome 9B, Zo_v1.1, whole genome shotgun sequence, the genomic window tattcttttggtcacacaaataatagcagtgactctgttggggaggatactattaaatgcgcctaagtgtataccattacttgataattagtccattaaataggattgtgccccttcagttggagaagatcacacgctcctaaataatttcctataaccatccataaaggaagtttgatctagtgatccgcaaacaaactcattcgttgtggagggaggcactcagagccaacacacaagtttgttgcatcacttacaaaccagtaatggagaccgtggaatttatttactaatccctctcccacttagttttttaagatgaggattttatcatgcgcacacacatcacaacaaataaaagcaataaatatggaaaaatagttttccaactattatggtctcttccatcactgtcctctgtgtgctgccaaccttagctgctgccatctttagccaccgcaatcgggtctcattgtcacatctatcttgcttctttttccgctgtgcctctagttctcaaatagcaccatgcgtcgcaaggatatgatccgtgataaaaatagaattttacatttatcgatcctatattccacatgtaatcttgatcaaacaaaaagtaaaatcctaaaactaatacaactcctgctgtatttaataagtacaatcatgcacacacataaaatgcccttgacatgtccaagggtccaattacaaacaatcacaataggccataatagttggagcctgcaaccacagagttaatgtatttgtacatcctactattatcctgcctaaaatatgtatgacatatgcacaATTAagctaaaaccaaacacacagaggttaaaacctatctctgataccaattgttggttgctactcggaataccgtcctagttcccctgtacaaaaatttgtacaagcatagaacaatcctagctacccatgtgttctactaaagttaaatttggattgtaaatgatgcttaacattattaatccaaattttccctttagaagttaaacttgaattgggaacgaaacttaacattcttacttcaagttcaaccgatgtgatcttcctaagttaaaccatattacagaagttgatcaaatatctattttaaggatagacttccaggtcaaacgtggtaaGGCACTAGGCaatcttgggtatgggatcattcaccactacctagacaaagtctttcaaagaaatcagatatttaaacttctcacagtaaataaggtttaacaatagagacctcaatagaaacacattatcgaaacatgaaatcgaaaacaaaaatgataattaaaattgataatctcttgtgtttggttttacaagatctatacaaaaggatgcactagttatgatgcggaaacttataACTAGTTATAACTCTTGTATCttatagatctcttgatcttctattgtattcctcttcttatctcgaacgtcgtgtgggcgatgatataccaagacgagaatccacccaagccttcttcttccttccaagtttcagccaccaactttctccaagagatgatgaagttcggccaccaatctttcctccaagggatgctagacaagagaacctccttctcttcttcttctccttcaagcaaccggccatcaatggatctccacaccaatatgccaccggccaccaagagggaaaacaaaggagaagagagaaagagtaagggtcgtccaccaccaaggaagagaggagaggaatagaagatataTTCTTAGGTGAGGCAcctttaccctctcttttatattccttggtcttggcaaataaggaaaattttaaacataattgaaacttccttatattcgttggcaatgactaaaaaggaaagttaaaaaaaaaaattaaaacttccttttcttcttgtcatggccgaccacatgcttgttctccaagcaaggaaagatttaaaaaaaaaaaattaaaatctctcttttaaaatcccttttgtggatagttctaaaaggaatattttataaattaaaatgtctctcttttaaatccttttatggatatctataaaagataagatttaaaataaaacatggtttcaagaatggaaaattttatcaaaaaattaaaatctttctttcacattatagataactacaaataaggaaagatttcaaatatcgcttttattcctttgtagaaagctataaaaggaaagatcttaaaatttaaaactctcttttaaaaccaacataaaaggaaagtttttaacaaaataaaaaactcccttttatttcattttatgactgatctaaataaggaaagttttatattaaaatcatccttttaaatcctttttatagatctctataaaaggaaagattttacaaaaaataaaacttccttcttaatcatggtgtggtcggccccttgcttgggcaccaagcaaggcttggctggccctatcttgggctccaagcttagcttggccgaccccttgcttgggccttaagaagctaggctttgggtgaatataaggttttatataagaggctacaatagagaccgagaggacgAATTGGTTTTgctctcccgatgagcttgagtttcccgtgttcgccccgaacattgaactcaagttcatcaataataactcataccactaaagagttattattgcactaccgcaccaatcccatattacaatatgggctccttcttattatgagtgtgttaatctccctgtgtttaagatatcgaatgcccactaattaaatgagttactgacaactcacttaattaatatctagctccaagagtagtaccactcaactttattgtcatgtcggactaagtctacctgcagggtttacatgacaatccttatgagcttctcaaggggacatcatcaacctcgcttactaggacacagtttcattctataatcaataacacaccatataaataatatcatttcccaacttatcgggcctattgatttaacgagctaaatcacaccctttgataaattaaagaaataaatattaagtatatgtgcttgttattatattatgattaagagtacacacttccataataacagaggtattgttcttttatatagtcagtataaaaagaaactacctcaaatgctcttgctcaatacactcatagtgtagtagtgtaatttattagtcaagataaactaatacctaattaaactataaccactccaatggtttgtcccattccatcttggtcgtgagcaactatttataatttatatggaactgataacatgaacttctgtgtgtctcctcacaccatgttatctacaatataaattaaacggacaactacacttagcataaatgtagacatttaaccaatgtgattcttatttctaaataaatgtttatataaaaagctaggtttttagtatacattccaacagaagCAAGGCGTCGCCGGgaagctcgaagacgaaggcacaCAAAGTGAAAACGACGGTAACACACGTGATGCTTATAAACCTCATGGTCGATTGACGACAACCGTCCGATCCAGAGTTACAAAAACCTAGAAGAAGATCCAACCGTTGAATTTAAAAGGCCGCCTATCACGTCATTAGCGGATATTTGTCTGTCATGTAAAACGTGAGGGGACAACAAGGAGACACACGACGTTCAATCACCGGAcgacattaatgaggcttaattaataGGTATGGCCACGTGCTCAGCCATAATGAATGAAGATTTGCATGATCTTTAAGAAATTTGGATGACGTCAGGGCACTTGGCCGAGAAGAGCGAggagcaaggagaagaaaatTGCCGCCAAGTATATTCGCCCATCATCTCGATCGGACATGAATAAGCGATTATCATACAGCTGAATGTCCAAAGCACATTTTCCTATGAAAGCTTGGGTCGAGCAACAGTGACAGACCCAGTCCAGTGAAATAAGGTCGAATGACACGAATATGGGAGTCGATCAGTACCTTGAGCATATGGGCCGATTGTGTTTTAGAGTCGACGAAGACAcatcttgtccagtcagtcagacttacaacctcctttgactagacttgaaggggcaGTTTGTGATTCGACGATAGGAGGAGGCCCACCTGGCACGGGGTCAACCGCtagggtggaggtcaaagtcaagatggtgaATGCCCAAGTGTCAAAGGGCCAAATGAAGGGTAAATGTAATGACCGTTCGGGACAGGTAGGTCTTGATCGATGGGAGATATGTCTGAGCGAACAATCCTTCCGACTTGGGAGAATATCATAGGCAAACATTCAAGTCATATTATCAAGACGCTGAGGGAGACCGGATAGTTTGTCCGAATGGAGGAAGGTGGTTACTACACAGACATCGCATGGAAGAGCAACTGAAGTGGACAGAGCGAAGCACTCCCGGCCGAGTAGCTACCGGCTCGGCCAAGCAATGAGACATGACTCTCGACATCCTTTCATAGGGCATAGTGGAGGATGTGGCCACGAACATGTTGGAGAATTTGGCCACGAACATGTCGGAGAACATGGCCATGAACATATCGGAGAACGTGTTTATGCCTCGAGGAGCATGCACGTCATCCACCAAAGTTCTATATGAAGGGGGGTCCATCATCAATGAAAGTAGGGGTGATTTACTATTTTGCGCATAATTCTACTATTTTACTCCTCCACattctggtgactgacttgagcgtcggagggccaatgccGGGACactttccctggctcggcactgatggCATATGTTTTACAGAGCGGGGCAAAGTTCACATCTGGTCAGCAAAGTTTCCACATCCCAACTTTCTACTCGCCTACTTTCGGACAGAATCACACCTAAAAATGGAAATAAAGAAAACATGATTACCACACTTCATGGGAATAGCCATTTAAACATTCAGCCTAGTTTTCCATTGGAGAATGATCATCGCACACTTGAAAGGCCCTCTGACTTTGGACTGAATCATGACGATGCCTTtgtgttagaatgtatattaaaaacttagcttttgtataaacatttattttgaaatgagaatcacattagttaaatgtctgtatttagttaaatgcaattgtccatttaatttatattgtaaataacatggtatgtggtgtcacacagaagatcatgttatcagttccttataaattataaatagtagctcacaaccaagatggattgggataaaccattggaatagttgtagtgtaatttggtattagtttatcttgactataaaattacaccagtacactatgtgtgtattgagcaggatcattttgagtttgttccttttatactgactgcataaaagaacagaacctctgttattatggatgtgcgtactcttaatcccgatataataacaagtacatgtacttagtatttatttctttaatttatcaaagggtgagatttattcgttaaatcaataggtctgataagttgaaaaataatattatttatatggtgtgttgttgattatagaaggaaactatgtcttatttattaggatgatgatgtctccttgaggagctcataaggattgtcatgtaaaccctgtaggtggacttagttctgacatgacaatgaagttgagtagtactactcttgaagttagatgttaattaagtaagttgttagtaactcatttaattaatggacatacgatatcttaaacacaggaagattaacacagtcataataagaaggagcccatattgtaatatggaattggtgcggtagttcaataataatcctttagtggtatgagttattattgatggacttgagttaggtgttcgggttcAGCACGGGAAgcccaagtccatcaggaggccaaaaccaattcctcctctaggtccctgttgtagcctctttataaaaaaaccttgtatccaaccaagtccacttcttacccaagtaatggcccggccacatccttgcttggtgcccaagcaagggtcggccaagctttgcttggagcccaagaggtggtcggccaagccttgcttggtgcccaagcaaggggccgaccacaaggaattaaaagagagttttaatttttttaaaatctttccttttatactcATCCTTCAAGGgatttgaaagaaagattttaattttaaaatctttccttttatagccatcctccaagggattttaaagagagattttaattttaaaaaactttccttttatagccatccacaaagggatttcaaagagatattttaattttaaaatatttcctttttgtagccatccacaatggtTCAaacgagagattttaatttaaaatttatccttaattgttgcccaaataagggtcggccacacataataggaattaaaaggaaggttttaattttaaatctttccttttttgcattcaccaaggattataaaagagaggtagatggtgccttatggtatAACACAACCTAAGTCTTTTCCTTTAATCCTTGTTTTGGTCGGCCCTCGTCCCTTTCTATTCTCCCCTTGTTTCCTTTACCAAGGGctggcggcatcaagaggctccatcttcttgtggccaattacttggaggagaagaagaagagaaggagactCCCTATTCTAGAATCCCTTGGTGGTCGaaagtcttggaggcaaagaagtggtttgggtggtgttatcttggaagatcgtcgcccacacgatgtccaagaggaggagaggaatacagcagaagatcaagaggtctattgaaaaaaaggaaaggtacaactagttaattATTCCGCTACGTATTAGTtactttattttctttgtatggattctgaaataccaacacaagaggccaatgaTCTTATGCTTCAATTATGGTCTCTGtaattaaacctaaggttactgtaaggagtttaaatattcaatttctttgaaagactttgtctaggaagtggtggatgatcccatacccaagaaggtcgagtgcctcaccaacgacctggaagccaatccttgaaatagatatttaatcaacttctgtaatatgttttaacttctgatgaacacatgggttgaaattggattaataatgttaagtttcatttgcaatccaagttaaacttctgaaaagcacatgggttgctaggaaaagttctgtgcttgtataaatttttgtacaggggaaatagaacagaattccgagtagcgccaacaattggtatcagagctagttttttgcctctgtgtgtttagtttttagttaaattatgcacttttcatacataaatttaggcaggataatagtaggatgtgcaaatagattaactttgtggttgcaggcatcctagttctaactattatgaccatattgtgtttgtgtgtgatttggaccctcgggcatgtcgagggcattttatgtgtgtgcatgattgtaaatattaaatacagccggagttgtattagttttaggattttacattctgttctatttagattacatgtacattcccttgtcgaatatacactacaagaaaacccctcatagacatcggttttccaccgctgtctattacaaaatcgaccgatgtctatgaaggcgatgtaaaaggtttgccattttagacatcgggttataaccaatgtagtatcacttaacgacaccggttttcgaatcggttatgaactggtgtagtatcacttaacgacaccgtttcaacaacggtgtaaaaccgatgtaatatcagttaataacaccggttttggtagtggtggaaaaccgatgtaatatcagtattgtttaacaacATCGATTCaatttccgaaatagtgaaaaattgatattatataatattttaatagtacaaaatttagttaatattattatacattggtgtatctaaacacaccaagtcaatatccatgtaaccaacacataaatattattattacaacataaaaagataatcgatattgtacacatcaagtccgtatccacaaattacacaaatattcttcttacaacatcaaaagataaTTAACTATGATGCCTAAATCGCATTGGCTGATGATAAATCACCGACAGGGGCTAAATCACCTTGAAAAATTATATCAAGCTTACAGTTGCAGGGAGCAGTGTTGCCATTTTCAGTCAACTTCTGTAAAAATCTTCTACCATTGTTGAATTTATGTTTGTAGCTGATGCCAAACACATTTCATCAATTTCTATTGTAAGCAAGGCGTCGCATACAACCCGTCCAACTTGGAGAATTTTTGGGCAACCTGATAGGATGTAGCTGTAATGAGCAAAAAGATCAACAACGAAAGATCAACTACAACATATAGGGAACTTACCTGTAACTGGGCATCGAGAATGTGGTTTCTTTGTGCTTATATAGTGGATTACTGGTTCCTTCTCATAAATGTGCTTGCAGTCCATCCTTCTTGATGAAGAACAACAGATAGAAAGAACACAGTTTAtgactttaataataataataacatacctTTTGCttgggaaacaaaaaaaaaagtgaaacagACTAGTCATAAGCTTCTTCATCACTTGATAAATAAATATACATCAAGCATTGTTCAAGGAACATGAACAATTGAATCAACAAAATCtattaaaagatttttttgaGTTGTTAGAAGGAAATATAAGTAGAAAGCTATGGAATGTTGTCTACGACATTAACATATCTCACATTGCATTCTACAAAGCACACAAATTCATAGTTCGCAACTAATCAAATAAGGACTCATGCCAAATTGAATATGGTTCAAGAAGGAACATGATTTCCAAGGAAACCAAGCAATGCATTTTAAGAAAGAAGTTCACTTAAAATAGTTATTTTTAGTTAACTTGTGAACCGTTTAATATTTGTTCAttcacaaagaaaaaaaaatgagtttGTACATATGAAACAATCTCACTTGACCGTTATGTTTTCATCTTTCATTACTAACAAACAAAAAATTAgggaattttaaattatattggaTAAAAACATAACTATAAAACTTTGGTAAAGAGTGAAGCACTACTTTACCAACGGACAGGATTTTGCAATTCTGTAACAGGCTTTCCTGTCAAAGGGCACTTCATATTTAATAGGTTATTCTGGGTACTGGTCATGACTATATCTTCTTGCTCCTCACCAGGCATTGGTTGACCAGCATGGTGAACattctgtaataaattatgtAATAATTTAACAATGCCACAATACTTTTCGACCAAATGCATGCTAAAATAAAATTGAAGAATACATGTTCCTCTTGGCTGCATACCCTCACATCACTAATAAAGACAATATATACATGGCTCTTGAATAACAGAAACACACtaaagaaaagaggattttttTTTCACAATTAAACATGCTTAATTCATACATAAAACTAAGAAATGACAAAAACCAAAATTCATAGACTAATGGGGAAATAGAGGAGAAAAAACTTAAAATAACTTAACCATAAACAATGAATGCAGAGGAAATGCCATAAACATATGTAAGCAAAAAGTTATTATTCCAATTTTAAAGTAAAAACTTATGGCATGCATTCAATCATATGAAAATAGGCAATGCAACCATGTAGTTTTTTTCATATACCAAGCTGAAAATATGATCACACACTCATAAAAGAACAGTAGGATAATAAACTTCACGCATATGGTGCAATTATAGTTAGAAAATATGTTCTTCTCTTATGATTTGCTTAGCTATAATAGTCTTCACATTCCCTTTTGAGATGACCCATGATTTAATTTTCTACATGGAATTGGAACCATGGACAAAATTCTTTGGCATGAGGTTGACATGGTGTTACTGAGGGTATTAACTGAGTCAACAGTGAGCTGGTAAAATATCCCATTAACTTGAGAAATTTCATTTTGTCAAGACTCTTCCATAACACACCAATAAGCTTTCTTTAAACCCTTCCAGTTTCAACtacctaattaattaaaattaacacGACACTTCAAGATAACTAGCCAACCAACTAGAATATTTCATCTCATAAGGAAAAGTTAAATGTCATCATTTTATCTTGTTGAAatgatgacatttaactaaccgaCCAACGCCAACCACTTTATACAGCTTGACTTACCAAGTTCAATCAATCCGCTTGGCTCGCCTGACTCAAATGAAACGCCCATCTCCTTTAGCTTGGATCGACCAACTTGGCCTACTTAGTTCGCCCAAACCAACCAAATACTCCTGGCTCACTCAATCCGCCCTATATGATCATCTGACCTAGCCTATATGCATTGCTAATGCCACTAAAAATAACCTGCATTCTTTAACTGACCAAATCAATTGGACTGGTGCCCGCTTTCCTTGACCTAGAGAAAGGAAAGACGTTTTCATTGCATGCATCAGAAAAATACTCATattaacaaataataataataataataataatatataggatcgataaatataaaattttatttttaccacggatcgtatccttgcgaggcatggtgctatttgaggaccagaggcacagtggaaaaggaagcaagatagacgcgacgacatgccccattggcggcggctagggttagtggcacatggaggacaactatggatgaggccataatagttggaaaattattttccatatttattgccttttatgctgtttatatgtgttgtgtgtgtgtgcatgttaaaatttctcattttaaataactaagtgggagagaaattatttaaattccacggtctccatttctggtttgtaagtgatgcattcaaacttgcgcgttggctttgagtgccttcctccacatcggatgagtttgtttgcggatcactaaatcaaactccctttatggatgattataggaaattatttaggtttatctgatcttctccatctgaaggggcacaatcctatttaatggactaagtatcaagtaatggtatacacttaggcgcatttaatagtatcctccccatcagagtcactgctattatttgtgtgactgaagaaaaatcaactattaattttatttgtcaaaaagttaggttgacaagataataaaattaatgggtaaaaccccctcttacaaatgtttgaatttatatatgttcacactattgtggcatacaaaattcacggtgttttgagatgttggtgaatttaaatgatattgtttgaggaatcaatattattttaaattctaaagtgttgaccaaatattttgtgattcttaggatttcaattaGCTTTCAATcatcttgctgttatattgaaagaaaacaaacttattggtcccaattgcattgattggaaatgaaacttggacattgtcttaactgttgaaggttacaagtttgtactttttgagatctgtccaagcctgcctaatagtgattctagtgaagaggagattgagtatcataagaaatgagtcagggaagatgagatggcgcggtgttacattttggcttctatgtcaaatgtgctgcaacatcaacatcaggtcatgcctaccacttatgacatgatgcgcaatctcaaggaactcttcggacatcataatcgggctgctaggcaagtggctatgagaaacttgataacgaccaccatgactgaggggacacccgtaagggatcatatcctcaaaatgatggctcttttgaatgagatggaagtccttggagcagaaatcgatggggaaacccaggtcgatatcattctccaaacgctgcctaaaagttttgagcagttctgcctgaactacaacatgaacaaaagggtttattcattgatggaacttctaacagaacttcaagcagcagaagggctatttcatcaaagttctcaaattcacattgctgaaaatatttctaagccaaaaggtagaaagaagaaaaagaaacaagttggttcagcaaagaaagtgaatcgatctctaggggtTGGGCCacatgcaggtgtgaagaagctgaagggaaagtgcttcacatgcaagcagtctggacattggaaagtggactgtccttacagaaaggagaacaataaatgtgttagcgctactcgaaattccgttctatttctcctgtacaaaaatttgtacaagcacagaacttttcctagcaacccatgtacttttcagaagttaaacttggattgcaaatgaaacttaacattattaatccaagttcaacccatgtgttcataagaagttaaaccatattacagaagttgattaaatatctatttcaagaattggcttccaggtcgttggcgaggcactcggcctttttgggtatgggatcacccatcacttcctagtcaaagcctttcaaagaaattgaatatttaaactccttacagtaaaccctaggttaaactacagataactcaatcaaagcacaagatcggtagcctcttgtgttggtacttcaggatccatacaaaggaaaaataaactagtacacagtggaaacaattaactagtagcttaaagacctcttgatctttctttgtagcttaaagacctcttgatcttctgctgtattcctcttctcttgggcgttgtgtgggcgacgatctaccaagacgcaaagaccacccaagtccttctttcttccaaaacTTTCggtgtttgtgatctttaagtgtttgtgatctttaaaatgaccttagttaattaccttttactatcttctaggtattgctaagggaatttgtgtggagatgaattttaggttttctttacttgaacgggacgtccaagactaagtgtgggggatttgataaccatgatttagctatattattttaattcataatgcatgcttttgatggtttattcatagcctaatctcacatttacattacatttcataaattgcatgtgatcttggacttaattgcaatttagctaattatcatggtatttgatgctaatctttgattattattttgtaggcatcaaaagggtcatggacccgatcaaatcagaccgtatttgggctcaaatcaagggcttaatgaggcgATCATACCtgggagcattatggaccgttcattgaagatcagaaagatctgagccatccgttgagaatctggtccatccgacctaatgaagagcagatctcatccattgatgaatatccagaagttttgatccagatctgaactcatccagccgttgatcaagccctgAATTGTTCTGGACCGTCTGATTTAATCTGAGGAGGATTTAAAAGCTTCGTGAGAAGTTACAGTGCGATCAGGCTCGGCGTGTTCGCGATTTTGCTACagtgccatcttcttcttccttgcagcgCCGTTGCTCCCATTCCTCAGATCAGATCCGGTTCGTCTTCTTCTTTACCGACAACGACTTCTagctgccggcgttcatcttccaGTGATCAGAGAGTGTTGAGAGAGGTTTCTCGGACCCGACTCAGGTTCTGCTCACTGCCGCGATCCTGTTGAGGGAGGTTTCCCGAACGGCGATCTTCGCCTCAACCAGAGCTTAGAGGGAGGTCTCCTGAGAGCTACTGGGCCTTTTCCGATCGTCATTCCGTAGCGAGGTTGAGTAGATCTGATCAATTTACTTAGCTTTGCAAATCATAGAACCTTGGCTCTGTTTCTTCGGCCGATGAGGTTTCCAGATGGATGGAGCTTGAACGGAGGTTTCCGTTAGCTGTGAGTGCCCTATGGAAATAGCTGGAAGCTCGGGAATTGTCTGTTGGGTGCTTGAAAGGAGGTTTCCGAGAGCACTTCTGTTTTGGAGGTTTCCTGGCAGATTGAAGAAGGTTGCTACGgtttggtttgtggaatgctaggggttaggttttcattatctttgtctttgaattgttcatCACATTGCTCAGATCTATGATCTGATTTACTTTTC contains:
- the LOC122022658 gene encoding E3 SUMO-protein ligase MMS21-like — its product is MPGEEQEDIVMTSTQNNLLNMKCPLTGKPVTELQNPVRWMDCKHIYEKEPVIHYISTKKPHSRCPVTGCPKILQVGRVVCDALLTIEIDEMCLASATNINSTMVEDFYRS